From the genome of Rhizobium sp. ZPR4:
ATGGAACCATAGTCGGTCGGATAGCCTGCAGGGACTTCCTGCGCGAATGCCGCTGATGTCATGAGTGAAAGAACGGCAGCCGTCGCCAGCCCTTTCGGATCGATAAAAGGTTTCATTTTTCTCTTCTCCCAAAATGCCCGAGCACTGTCTCCTCCGGGCAGCATTCCCGAGGACGCCCGGTGCGTCCTCGGGAAATTTCAAATTGGTCAAATTTGACATAAAAGCCAATTTTGGCTTAGGCGTTTGCCGCCTTTTTCCTGGAGCCGCTGTCGCCGACCGCCTGGGCGACGTATGAGCCGAACACATCGGTGTTCACATTCCCGCCAAGGTCGCGAGTGCGCTTTGCCGGGTCTGCGAGGATCTCGTCCACGGCACGTTCGATCTCGGCGCCAGCCGCCTCGAAATTCGCAAGCTTGCGCTGCTCACCAAGCCAGCTGAGCATCATTGCAGCCGACAGGATCAGCGACGTTGGATTGGCGATATTCTTGCCTTGGATATCCGGAGCAGAGCCATGCTGAGCCTGAGCGCAGACCAGACCAAGCTCGGCGTTCGCATTGATCGAACCTGCCAGACCAAGGCTGCCCGAAAGCTCGGAAGCCAGATCGCTGAGAATATCCGCATAGAAGTTGGTCGTGACGATCACGTCGAAGCGAGACGGATCGCGCACCAGATGTGCCGCCATTGCGTCGATGATAAAGTCGTTGAGCTTTACCTCCGGGAACTCTTCGGCAACCTTGCGTACCTGCTTCATGAAGAGGCCATCGGTCAGAATGAAGTTATTGGCCTTGTGGACGGCCGTGACGCGCTTGTCGCGCTTCATCGCCAGCACGAACGCCTGGCGGGCGATGCGTTCGCAGGCATGTGCCGTAATCTTGCGGACGGACAGAGCAACATCCTCCGTCGGCATGAACTCGCCCGTCCCGGCGACCATGTTGCGGTCCGGGTAGAAGCCCTCGGTGGCCTCGCGCATGATAACGAGGTCCATCTTCTTGGCGTCGTTCAGGAAAGCGCGTGACCGCGCCGGCCGCACGTTCGCGTAAAGATCGAGTTTCACGCGGTAACCGGCGGAAACGTTGACGCCGCCCTTGTCGCGAGCCGGATAGTCCATATGAGACTGCGGCCCCAGAATGATGCCGTCGGCCTTGCGGGCGCGGTCCAGAACTTCATCGCGGAGCGTCGTGCCATATTTCGCGAGACTGGTGAAACCCGTGTCTTCGAATTCGTACTCCAACCCGAGACCGAAGGCCTTATCCGTCGCCTTTAGCACTTCCAACGTTGCAGCAGTGATTTCCGGACCGATGCCGTCGCACTCCGTAACCGAAATTTTCATGTGATTGATCTCCCTAGAAGGCGAAAGCATTTCCGCCGCACATCACTATGTCGCAATATTGGCTTTTTAGATGCAAAAATGCAAATAGTAATCGCTGTGCGAACGAATTTTCTACGGTTGACGCGGGCCGTCGGAGATCATCGGAGCGCGTTTCCGGGAATGGCGTCTATTTGAGATTCAATTTCTATGAAAAAACCAATATGAGCCAGAAGGATCATGAGGTAATCAGAATTTATTGGTTTTTTAATATAAAAAATGCAAATGAAATTGCATTTCGCTCAATGGACGTGCTGCGGCTGTCCATTTTGAAGAATGTCAGCACGCGCCGGAAGATTTTCATGATGATTTTCAGGCATCAACGTTTTCGGGGTCGGTAGCCTCGGCTATGCCTCACGTCGAAAGTGCAGGCAAATACTCACATTGTCGCTGCCGCACGGCACCTGTCGTTCTGCCGAGCGAAAGCCAGCCCAGGCAGCAGCGGCACTTATTCGGACAGCTTGGTCAAAGTCTCGCGCCCGGCAAAGATGTTTTCCATTTCCGCCATGTTCTGGGTCCCCCAGGTGCATAGCGGGACAATCGCGACGGCCAGGCTGCGGCCAAGAGGGGTCAGCGCGTAGTCCACACGGGGCGGTACCTCCTTGTAATCGGTCCGTGCCAGAACGCGATCGGCCTCCAGCTCCTTCAATTGCTGGATCAGCACCTTGTCGCTAACGCCCTTTATCGTGCGCTTGAGCTCGCCGTAGCGCTTCGGGCCATCGAGGAGGAAGTAGAGGATCAGTGGCTTCCATTTGCCTGCAATGATGCGAAGCGTCACGGCAAGTCCGTGCGAGTACCCTATACCGCAGTGATCTGAAGGCTCAGTCATTTTTTCCA
Proteins encoded in this window:
- a CDS encoding isocitrate/isopropylmalate dehydrogenase family protein, which produces MKISVTECDGIGPEITAATLEVLKATDKAFGLGLEYEFEDTGFTSLAKYGTTLRDEVLDRARKADGIILGPQSHMDYPARDKGGVNVSAGYRVKLDLYANVRPARSRAFLNDAKKMDLVIMREATEGFYPDRNMVAGTGEFMPTEDVALSVRKITAHACERIARQAFVLAMKRDKRVTAVHKANNFILTDGLFMKQVRKVAEEFPEVKLNDFIIDAMAAHLVRDPSRFDVIVTTNFYADILSDLASELSGSLGLAGSINANAELGLVCAQAQHGSAPDIQGKNIANPTSLILSAAMMLSWLGEQRKLANFEAAGAEIERAVDEILADPAKRTRDLGGNVNTDVFGSYVAQAVGDSGSRKKAANA
- a CDS encoding helix-turn-helix domain-containing protein, which produces MTEPSDHCGIGYSHGLAVTLRIIAGKWKPLILYFLLDGPKRYGELKRTIKGVSDKVLIQQLKELEADRVLARTDYKEVPPRVDYALTPLGRSLAVAIVPLCTWGTQNMAEMENIFAGRETLTKLSE